A DNA window from Delphinus delphis chromosome 6, mDelDel1.2, whole genome shotgun sequence contains the following coding sequences:
- the BBLN gene encoding bublin coiled-coil protein, with product MSGPNGDLGMPVEAGAEGEDDGFEEAEYAAINSMLDQINSCLDHLEEKNDHLHARLQELLESNRQTRLEFQQQLGEAPSDASP from the exons ATGTCGGGCCCCAACGGGGACCTGGGCATGCCGGTGGAGGCGGGCGCGGAAGGCGAGGACGACGGCTTCGAGGAAGCAG aATACGCTGCCATCAACTCCATGTTGGACCAGATCAACTCCTGTCTGGACCACCTGGAGGAGAAGAATGACCACCTCCACGCCCGCCTCCAGGAGCTGCTTGAATCCAACCGGCAGACACGCCTTGAGTTCCAGCAGCAGCTCGGGGAGGCCCCCAGCGATGCCAGCCCCTAG
- the LCN2 gene encoding neutrophil gelatinase-associated lipocalin, whose product MPLGLLWLGLSLLGALHTQAQDSTPNLIPAPPLFRVPLQPNFQPDQFQGKWYIVGLAGNAFKKEKQGQFKMYATTYELKEDRSYNVTSTLLRDEHCDHWIRTFVPSSRPGQFTLGNIKGFPGVQSYTVRVATTNYNQFAIVYFKKVYKNQEYFKTTLYGRTKELTPQLKENFIHFAKSLGLTDEYILFPVPIDKCIDDQ is encoded by the exons ATGCCCCTAGGTCTCCTGTGGCTGGGCCTCAGCCTGCTGGGGGCCCTGCACACCCAAGCCCAGGATTCCACCCCCAACCTgatcccagccccacctctgttCAGGGTCCCGCTGCAGCCCAACTTCCAGCCTGACCAG TTCCAGGGGAAGTGGTACATCGTAGGCTTGGCAGGGAATGcatttaagaaggaaaaacaaggCCAGTTTAAGATGTACGCCACCACCTACGAGCTGAAAGAAGACCGCAGCTACAATGTCACCTCCACCCTGCTCAG GGACGAGCACTGTGACCACTGGATCAGAACTTTTGTCCCAAGTTCCCGTCCCGGCCAGTTCACCCTGGGCAATATTAAGG GCTTCCCCGGGGTGCAGAGCTATACCGTGCGAGTGGCGACTACCAACTACAACCAGTTTGCCATAGTGTACTTCAAGAAGGTTTACAAGAACCAGGAGTACTTCAAGACCACCCTCTACG GGAGGACCAAGGAGCTGACCCCTCAACTGAAGGAGAACTTCATCCACTTCGCCAAATCCCTGGGCCTCACCGATGAGTACATCCTCTTCCCTGTTCCAATCG ACAAGTGCATCGATGACCAGTGA